A part of Corynebacterium lactis RW2-5 genomic DNA contains:
- a CDS encoding ATP-dependent 6-phosphofructokinase, translating into MRIATLTSGGDCPGLNAVIRAIVRTSSSEYGSTVVGFEDGWIGLMEDRRVQLYDDESIDRMLLRGGTMLGTGRVHPDILMSNLDRIKENLDDAGIDALIPIGGEGTLKAGKWLSDNGIPVVGVPKTIDNDVNGTDYTFGFDTAVAVATDAVDRLHTTAESHQRVMIVEVMGRHVGWIALHAGMAGGAHYIVIPEKPFDINEIVKSMERRFQMGEKYGIIVVAEGAAPKPGTMEYEEGGVDQFGHQTFNGIGQVIGQEIKSRTGYDVRTTVLGHIQRGGTPTAYDRVLATRYGIHAARAVHEGDYGKIVALNGENIDRIDIDDAVAELKVVPEGRYRAAAALFG; encoded by the coding sequence ATGCGAATTGCGACCCTAACTTCCGGTGGCGACTGCCCCGGCCTCAACGCCGTTATCCGTGCCATTGTCCGTACCAGCTCCAGCGAGTACGGCTCCACCGTCGTCGGATTCGAGGACGGCTGGATTGGTCTCATGGAGGACCGCAGGGTTCAGCTCTACGACGACGAAAGCATTGACCGCATGCTTCTGCGCGGTGGCACCATGCTCGGTACCGGCCGAGTGCACCCGGATATCCTCATGTCGAACCTTGACCGCATCAAGGAAAACCTTGACGACGCCGGTATTGATGCCCTCATCCCCATTGGCGGCGAGGGCACTCTGAAGGCGGGCAAGTGGTTGTCCGATAATGGCATCCCGGTTGTCGGTGTGCCGAAGACCATTGACAATGACGTCAACGGAACCGACTACACTTTCGGCTTCGACACCGCAGTTGCCGTGGCAACCGACGCCGTCGACCGCCTGCACACCACCGCGGAATCCCACCAGCGCGTCATGATTGTGGAGGTCATGGGCCGCCACGTCGGTTGGATCGCGCTGCACGCCGGCATGGCCGGTGGCGCCCACTACATTGTGATTCCGGAAAAGCCCTTCGACATCAACGAGATTGTTAAGTCGATGGAGCGCCGCTTCCAGATGGGCGAGAAGTACGGCATCATCGTCGTCGCCGAGGGCGCGGCCCCGAAGCCCGGCACTATGGAGTACGAAGAGGGCGGTGTCGACCAGTTCGGCCACCAGACCTTCAACGGTATCGGCCAGGTTATCGGGCAGGAGATCAAGAGCCGCACCGGCTACGACGTGCGCACTACGGTGCTCGGCCACATTCAGCGTGGCGGCACCCCGACTGCATACGACCGCGTTTTGGCGACCCGCTACGGTATCCACGCCGCCCGCGCAGTCCATGAGGGCGATTACGGCAAGATCGTTGCCCTCAACGGTGAGAATATCGATCGCATCGATATTGATGACGCCGTAGCCGAGCTGAAGGTCGTGCCGGAGGGGCGGTACAGGGCCGCTGCGGCGCTGTTCGGATAA
- a CDS encoding FecCD family ABC transporter permease encodes MAAPLLYATLTVVAIAVSISAAMVFGSADITWNATMSVIGHHLFGTELPSEVAKSSDTIIWQLRAPRGVLAAIVGAGLAVSGVAMQTLVRNPLADPYLLGISAGAGVGATAVILFGVFSDAPIGALTFGALLGAVAATIAVGAIARAGGGLTPLRLVLSGVVLSAAFSALSSFMVFAGPDPRAAQSVMFWMLGSVAGATWSKTAIPLAVLLMTLAFFLLKARHLDALATGDSTAAAVGINVSALRSQVFVAQAVLVGTLVAVSGGIGFVGLVIPHLTRMLIGAAHRVVLPLAALFGGLFLVWVDIVARVIGGSQEMPLGVVTGLIGAPLFLYLMTRGNYTYGGSE; translated from the coding sequence ATAGCGGCCCCGCTGCTCTATGCCACCTTGACAGTGGTGGCAATCGCCGTGAGTATCTCAGCCGCGATGGTATTCGGATCAGCTGACATAACGTGGAACGCGACAATGTCGGTAATCGGCCACCATCTCTTCGGAACTGAACTGCCCAGTGAAGTGGCAAAGAGCTCGGACACGATCATCTGGCAGCTGCGGGCGCCCAGGGGAGTGCTGGCAGCCATAGTCGGTGCGGGATTGGCTGTCTCGGGTGTGGCCATGCAGACACTTGTGCGAAATCCGCTGGCGGATCCGTACTTGCTGGGAATCTCGGCAGGAGCAGGAGTCGGGGCCACTGCAGTGATTTTGTTTGGTGTTTTCTCCGATGCCCCCATCGGCGCCCTGACTTTTGGCGCGCTGCTCGGTGCTGTGGCGGCCACCATCGCAGTCGGAGCTATTGCGCGCGCGGGCGGCGGGCTGACCCCGCTGCGCCTAGTCCTTTCCGGCGTCGTTTTATCGGCGGCTTTTTCCGCGCTCAGTAGCTTCATGGTGTTTGCGGGGCCTGACCCGCGGGCGGCCCAATCAGTGATGTTTTGGATGCTCGGATCGGTGGCCGGCGCAACCTGGTCGAAAACGGCCATCCCCTTGGCAGTTCTACTGATGACGTTGGCTTTTTTCCTGCTTAAGGCCCGTCATCTGGATGCTCTTGCCACGGGTGACTCCACCGCTGCGGCGGTCGGCATTAACGTCTCCGCCCTGCGCAGCCAAGTATTCGTGGCGCAGGCCGTGCTGGTGGGCACACTCGTCGCGGTTTCGGGAGGTATCGGCTTCGTGGGCCTGGTCATCCCGCACCTGACCCGCATGCTCATCGGGGCGGCTCATCGGGTTGTTCTTCCGCTCGCTGCGCTGTTCGGTGGCCTGTTCCTGGTGTGGGTGGACATCGTCGCGCGAGTCATCGGCGGAAGCCAAGAGATGCCGCTGGGCGTCGTCACTGGCCTCATCGGAGCCCCGTTGTTCCTCTACCTGATGACCCGCGGCAACTACACCTACGGAGGTTCCGAATGA
- a CDS encoding amino acid-binding ACT domain protein, whose product MSYLLRVQLPDIPGSLGYVAAALGEVGGDIRSVDVVHHGENGLVVDDIVVDLPSGSLPDTLISAAQSISGVEVDSIRPFSGSVDRRGQIAMLADFSQHTKVLDRALQDIVDGLPRTMTAGWAIILGADGDRWVRKASSVAAPEDNGASLPEAPVTSPRNLDTEEETWLPESWTVMDSSIAAAPMGDGLLLIIGRPGGPDFLPSEVEHLGRIGTIVGAIIS is encoded by the coding sequence ATGAGCTATCTCCTTCGCGTCCAGCTGCCAGACATTCCTGGTTCGCTCGGATATGTTGCGGCCGCTCTCGGCGAGGTCGGCGGCGACATCCGCAGCGTTGACGTCGTCCACCACGGCGAAAATGGCCTTGTCGTCGACGATATTGTTGTGGATCTCCCCTCGGGCAGTCTGCCGGACACGCTCATTTCCGCAGCGCAGTCCATCAGCGGCGTAGAAGTCGATTCGATTCGCCCCTTCTCCGGTTCCGTCGACCGTCGCGGACAGATCGCCATGCTGGCCGATTTTTCCCAGCACACAAAGGTCCTCGACCGTGCTCTGCAGGACATCGTCGACGGTCTACCTCGCACTATGACTGCGGGTTGGGCAATTATCCTTGGCGCCGACGGTGACCGCTGGGTGCGAAAGGCCTCCTCCGTTGCCGCCCCCGAAGACAACGGCGCTTCGCTGCCAGAGGCCCCTGTCACCTCGCCGCGAAACCTAGACACCGAGGAGGAAACTTGGCTTCCGGAGTCCTGGACGGTGATGGACTCCTCCATCGCAGCCGCCCCGATGGGCGACGGGCTGCTGCTGATTATCGGCCGCCCCGGCGGCCCCGATTTCCTGCCCAGCGAGGTTGAGCACCTTGGCCGTATCGGCACCATCGTCGGAGCGATCATTTCTTAG
- a CDS encoding ABC transporter ATP-binding protein has protein sequence MTLPVLSAASLRCDIAGRTIVDDINLKFGSEPMTAIVGVNGAGKSTLLRALAGIDRPAAGEVRLDGVSLASIPPRQRARDMAFVAQNEVPPQEMRVSDFVSLGRLPYQRLFSGNSAEDNDHVERALELVGLIDVADRSCGALSGGQRRRVCIARAIAQDSPILLLDEPTNHLDVRHQQSVLRLAKDSGAQVIAAIHDLDLVMNHFDRVIVIDGGAVAADGVPSEVLTQELVAGVFHVDSCQFCSPYGRTHLAIERELHAE, from the coding sequence ATGACCCTCCCCGTACTATCCGCCGCGAGCCTCCGCTGCGATATTGCAGGACGGACAATCGTGGACGACATCAACTTGAAGTTCGGCTCCGAGCCGATGACCGCCATCGTCGGCGTTAACGGCGCAGGTAAATCGACGTTGCTGCGAGCCCTGGCCGGAATCGATCGGCCGGCCGCCGGCGAGGTGCGCCTCGACGGGGTGTCTCTGGCTTCGATACCGCCGCGGCAGCGCGCGCGAGATATGGCTTTCGTCGCGCAGAATGAGGTTCCCCCGCAGGAGATGCGCGTGTCCGATTTCGTCTCGCTGGGGCGGCTGCCATACCAGAGACTGTTTTCGGGCAACTCCGCGGAGGACAACGACCACGTCGAACGTGCTCTGGAGCTGGTCGGCCTGATCGATGTCGCAGATCGCTCGTGCGGGGCTCTCTCCGGTGGCCAGCGCCGACGGGTCTGTATCGCCCGCGCCATCGCGCAAGACTCGCCGATTCTGCTTCTGGACGAGCCGACGAACCACCTTGACGTCCGCCATCAGCAGTCGGTTCTGAGGCTGGCCAAGGACTCCGGGGCGCAGGTTATCGCCGCGATTCATGACCTGGATCTGGTGATGAACCACTTCGACCGAGTCATCGTTATCGACGGCGGGGCAGTTGCGGCTGATGGTGTCCCGTCCGAGGTGCTCACCCAGGAACTGGTTGCCGGGGTCTTCCACGTCGACTCCTGTCAGTTCTGCTCGCCATACGGCCGCACTCACTTGGCCATTGAGCGTGAGCTCCATGCCGAATAA
- the gatA gene encoding Asp-tRNA(Asn)/Glu-tRNA(Gln) amidotransferase subunit GatA: MTATPSANPNLHAAVADDSILGLTAFELAQKIHARELTSVEVTQAFLDRIGAVDEGIHAFLHVGAEEALEAARKVDESLDAGEAPASPLAGVPLALKDVFTTTDAPTTCASKMLEGYMSPYDATVTAKLRAAGIPILGKTNMDEFAMGSSTENSAYGPTHNPWDIERTAGGSGGGSSAALASGMAPLAIGTDTGGSIRQPAALTATVGVKPTYGTVSRYGLVACASSLDQGGPTARTVLDTALLHEVIAGHDPNDSTSTTQPIADVVAAAKEGASGDLAGVKVGIVKQFDRAEGYQQGVLDSFHDAVDKLKAAGAEVVEVDCPNFDHALSAYYLILPCEVSSNLARFDGMRYGQRVGDDGTHSADEVMAMTRAAGFGDEVKRRIIIGTYALSVGYYDAYYIQAQRVRTLIQQDFERAFEQVDVLVSPTTPTTAFKLGEKVDDPLSMYMFDLCTLPLNLAGMCGMSVPAGLAQDTGLPVGLQIMAPRHGDDRLYKVGAAYEKLRGPIS; the protein is encoded by the coding sequence ATGACTGCAACCCCTTCGGCTAACCCCAACCTGCATGCCGCTGTCGCCGATGATTCTATCCTCGGCCTGACAGCCTTCGAGCTGGCGCAGAAGATTCACGCCCGTGAGCTGACCTCCGTAGAGGTCACCCAGGCATTCCTCGACCGCATCGGCGCAGTGGATGAGGGTATCCACGCCTTCCTGCACGTAGGAGCTGAGGAGGCCCTCGAGGCCGCGCGCAAGGTCGACGAGTCCCTTGATGCTGGCGAGGCCCCGGCGTCCCCTCTGGCCGGCGTACCGCTAGCTCTAAAGGATGTCTTCACCACTACCGACGCCCCGACCACCTGTGCGTCGAAGATGCTCGAGGGGTACATGAGCCCCTACGACGCCACGGTGACCGCCAAGCTCCGTGCAGCCGGTATCCCGATTCTGGGCAAGACCAACATGGACGAGTTCGCTATGGGCTCTTCTACCGAAAACTCTGCTTACGGTCCGACCCATAACCCGTGGGATATCGAGCGTACCGCGGGCGGTTCTGGTGGCGGTTCCTCCGCGGCTCTAGCATCGGGCATGGCCCCGCTGGCCATCGGCACCGATACCGGCGGATCTATCCGTCAGCCCGCTGCGCTAACCGCTACCGTCGGCGTTAAGCCAACCTATGGCACGGTTTCCCGCTACGGCCTCGTTGCCTGCGCCTCCTCCCTCGATCAGGGCGGTCCGACCGCTCGCACGGTCCTGGACACCGCGCTGTTGCACGAGGTCATCGCGGGCCACGACCCGAACGACTCCACCTCCACTACACAGCCGATCGCTGACGTCGTCGCAGCGGCGAAGGAAGGCGCCAGCGGCGACCTGGCGGGTGTGAAGGTTGGTATCGTCAAGCAGTTCGACCGCGCCGAGGGCTACCAGCAGGGTGTGCTGGACTCCTTCCACGACGCCGTCGACAAGCTGAAGGCCGCCGGAGCGGAGGTCGTCGAGGTGGACTGCCCGAACTTCGACCATGCCCTGAGCGCCTACTACCTGATCCTCCCGTGTGAGGTCAGCTCGAACCTGGCTCGTTTCGATGGCATGCGCTACGGCCAGCGTGTCGGCGATGACGGAACTCACTCTGCCGATGAAGTCATGGCAATGACCCGCGCCGCAGGTTTCGGTGACGAGGTCAAGCGCCGCATTATCATCGGCACCTACGCGCTGTCCGTGGGCTACTACGATGCCTACTACATTCAGGCGCAGCGTGTCCGCACTCTGATTCAGCAGGACTTTGAGCGCGCCTTCGAGCAGGTCGACGTCCTCGTCTCGCCGACTACGCCGACCACCGCGTTCAAGCTGGGGGAGAAGGTCGATGACCCGCTGAGCATGTACATGTTCGATCTGTGCACGCTACCGCTGAACCTCGCCGGCATGTGTGGCATGTCCGTTCCCGCAGGTCTGGCGCAGGATACAGGCCTGCCGGTCGGCCTGCAGATTATGGCTCCGCGCCATGGTGACGATCGCCTCTACAAGGTCGGCGCCGCCTACGAGAAGCTGCGCGGGCCAATCAGCTAG
- the gatC gene encoding Asp-tRNA(Asn)/Glu-tRNA(Gln) amidotransferase subunit GatC encodes MPAISRDEVAHLARLSRLALTDAELDEFAGQIDGIINHVQAVQEVAADDVEPMSHPSSLAGVMREDVVNPTLTPEQALDQAPSKERQRFEVPQILGE; translated from the coding sequence GTGCCAGCTATCTCGCGCGATGAGGTTGCCCACCTAGCACGATTGTCCCGTCTGGCACTGACTGATGCCGAACTCGACGAGTTCGCCGGTCAGATTGACGGCATTATCAACCACGTCCAGGCAGTGCAGGAAGTGGCGGCAGACGATGTCGAGCCGATGAGCCACCCCTCGTCTCTGGCCGGCGTAATGCGTGAGGATGTTGTAAACCCGACTCTGACTCCTGAGCAGGCCCTGGACCAGGCTCCTTCGAAGGAACGCCAGCGCTTCGAAGTTCCCCAGATTCTCGGCGAGTAG
- a CDS encoding glycogen/starch/alpha-glucan phosphorylase gives MSNLSDLVGSHVRAESGRIPQSSTETEFWSGLSRVVVDNIADAWQRTTEAYASTRQQHYFSAEFLMGRALLNNLLNTGLVDEASDAVARYGKNLSDVLEAEHDAALGNGGLGRLAACFLDSCATQNLPVTGYGILYRYGLFKQTFESGFQDEHPDPWMEEGYPFVVRREELAKIVTFDDLVVRAVPYDMPITGYGTDNVGTLRLWHSEPMREFDYDAFNSQRFTDAIVERERVHDLCRVLYPNDSTYEGKVLRVRQQYFFVSASLQTMIDTYIENHGDDLRDFHKYNSIQLNDTHPVLAIPELMRLLLDEHNMSWDDAWNVVSHTFAYTNHTVLAEALETWEYSIFDRLFGRVLEITREIDRRFREELADAGYDQGKIDYMAPISNGRIHMAWIACYAAYSINGVAALHTEIIKRETLKDWHDIWPERFNNKTNGVTPRRWLNQCNPRLSALLTRLSGSDAWVTDLDKLAELERFADDEKVLRELLEIKHENKREFATWLEHRQGIAVNPDAIFDTQIKRLHEYKRQMLNALYILDLYYRIKDNPELDVTPRVFIFGAKAAPGYVRAKAIIKFINSIAELINNDPEMEGRLQVAFVENYNVTPAEHIIPASDISEQISTAGKEASGTSNMKFMMNGALTLGTMDGANVEIVDAVGNDNAYIFGALEEELPQLRQTYSPRGTYETVPGLKRALDSLIDGTFDDGGSGLFHDLHFSLLESNGYEPADVYYVLGDFADYRETRDRMAADYRDELAWAKKCFLNIIRSGRFSSDRTIRDYANEVWKLDATKI, from the coding sequence ATGTCGAATTTGAGCGATCTCGTGGGCTCCCACGTTCGCGCCGAATCCGGTCGGATCCCCCAGTCCTCTACCGAGACCGAGTTCTGGTCCGGCCTCTCCCGCGTCGTAGTCGATAACATCGCCGATGCCTGGCAGCGCACCACCGAAGCATATGCCTCGACCCGCCAGCAGCACTATTTTTCCGCGGAATTCCTCATGGGACGCGCGCTGCTGAACAACCTCCTCAACACCGGCCTGGTCGACGAGGCCAGTGACGCAGTCGCTCGTTACGGCAAGAATCTCTCCGACGTTCTCGAGGCCGAGCACGACGCGGCACTCGGCAACGGCGGCCTTGGCCGTCTCGCCGCCTGCTTCCTGGACTCCTGTGCGACGCAGAACCTGCCGGTGACCGGCTACGGCATACTCTACCGCTACGGCCTGTTCAAGCAGACCTTCGAGAGCGGTTTCCAGGACGAGCACCCGGATCCATGGATGGAGGAGGGCTACCCCTTCGTAGTCCGCCGCGAGGAACTCGCCAAGATTGTCACCTTCGACGACCTCGTCGTCCGCGCTGTCCCCTACGACATGCCGATTACCGGCTACGGCACCGATAACGTCGGCACGCTGCGACTGTGGCACTCCGAGCCGATGCGCGAGTTCGACTACGACGCCTTCAACTCCCAGCGCTTCACCGACGCCATCGTCGAGCGCGAGCGCGTCCACGATCTCTGCCGTGTTCTCTACCCGAATGATTCGACCTACGAGGGCAAGGTTCTGCGCGTCCGCCAGCAGTACTTCTTCGTCTCCGCGTCGCTGCAGACGATGATTGATACCTACATCGAAAACCACGGCGATGACCTGCGCGATTTCCACAAGTACAACTCGATTCAGCTCAACGACACCCACCCGGTGCTCGCCATCCCCGAACTGATGCGCCTGCTCCTCGACGAGCACAACATGAGCTGGGACGATGCCTGGAACGTCGTGTCCCACACCTTCGCCTACACCAACCACACTGTCCTGGCCGAGGCCCTGGAGACCTGGGAGTACTCTATCTTCGACCGTCTCTTCGGACGTGTGCTGGAGATTACTCGCGAGATCGACCGCCGTTTCCGCGAGGAGCTTGCCGACGCGGGATACGACCAGGGCAAGATCGACTACATGGCCCCCATCTCGAACGGGCGCATCCACATGGCGTGGATTGCCTGCTACGCGGCGTACTCCATCAACGGCGTGGCTGCGCTGCACACGGAGATCATCAAGCGCGAGACTCTCAAGGACTGGCACGATATCTGGCCGGAGCGGTTCAACAACAAGACCAACGGTGTGACCCCGCGTCGTTGGCTCAACCAGTGCAACCCGCGGCTGTCTGCCCTGCTGACCCGCCTGTCGGGTTCCGACGCCTGGGTCACCGACCTGGACAAGCTGGCTGAGCTGGAGCGTTTCGCCGACGACGAGAAGGTCCTGCGCGAGCTTCTTGAGATTAAGCACGAGAACAAGAGGGAGTTCGCCACCTGGCTGGAGCACCGCCAGGGCATCGCGGTGAACCCGGACGCCATCTTCGACACCCAGATCAAGCGCCTACACGAGTACAAGCGCCAGATGCTCAACGCGCTTTATATCCTGGACCTCTACTACCGCATCAAGGACAACCCTGAACTCGATGTCACCCCGCGCGTGTTCATCTTCGGCGCGAAGGCGGCCCCGGGTTACGTCCGCGCGAAGGCAATCATTAAGTTCATCAACTCCATCGCCGAGCTGATTAACAACGACCCCGAAATGGAAGGTCGCCTGCAGGTCGCGTTTGTGGAGAATTACAACGTCACCCCGGCCGAGCACATCATTCCGGCCTCGGATATCTCCGAGCAGATCTCCACCGCGGGCAAGGAGGCCTCGGGTACCTCGAACATGAAGTTCATGATGAACGGCGCGCTGACGCTGGGCACCATGGACGGCGCCAACGTCGAGATTGTCGACGCCGTCGGCAACGACAACGCCTACATCTTCGGCGCGCTGGAGGAGGAACTGCCTCAGCTGCGCCAGACCTACTCCCCCCGGGGCACTTACGAGACCGTGCCGGGCCTGAAGCGCGCACTCGACTCGCTGATCGACGGCACCTTCGACGACGGCGGCTCAGGGCTGTTCCACGACCTGCACTTCTCGCTGCTGGAGTCCAATGGCTATGAGCCTGCCGACGTCTACTACGTACTGGGCGACTTCGCCGATTACCGCGAAACCCGCGACCGCATGGCGGCCGACTACCGAGACGAGCTGGCCTGGGCGAAGAAGTGCTTCCTGAACATCATCCGTTCGGGCCGCTTCTCCTCCGACCGCACGATCCGCGATTACGCCAACGAGGTCTGGAAGCTAGACGCGACCAAGATCTAG
- a CDS encoding ABC transporter substrate-binding protein has protein sequence MIPLNSHPRPFAFRRNRRALRGAAATAAVAAVAFGAVACSDDAAKTDASGSVTLTNCGEEVTYPATAKKLMINDGNIISLALAVGAENEIAAVSSVNRDIPILTAAYGDAIKSKEQVSAEYPNLEEVLAAEPDVFIGGWGYGFGEDKGLTPESLKEHNIGSYILTESCRQADTEGAAQDGSGDPGHKRGVVDPWEAIRIDLRNVAKLTGHEDNADKVISDIDARLKKLDAAPKAEKKPVGFVFDSAGDAPFTSGAFGAPQGILDKAGATNGTESIKDTWTTTTWEHIAEMQPDFITLVEYPGQSFEEKIKALRTNPATKDLPAVKENRFVNLPYAMWTESPLNVDAAEHVRKALERFGLVPNSEVSTQLDFPKDLPGVEYFQ, from the coding sequence ATGATCCCACTCAACTCCCATCCCCGCCCCTTCGCTTTCCGACGCAATCGGCGTGCCCTCCGCGGGGCCGCCGCGACAGCAGCGGTGGCGGCTGTCGCCTTCGGCGCAGTTGCCTGTTCTGATGACGCCGCGAAGACCGATGCGTCGGGAAGCGTGACCCTGACTAACTGCGGCGAGGAGGTGACCTACCCGGCTACGGCGAAGAAACTGATGATTAACGACGGCAATATCATTTCGCTGGCGCTGGCAGTGGGCGCGGAAAACGAGATTGCCGCGGTGTCCTCTGTCAACCGCGATATCCCGATTCTGACGGCCGCCTATGGTGATGCCATCAAGAGCAAAGAGCAGGTATCGGCTGAATACCCGAACCTGGAGGAGGTCTTGGCAGCGGAGCCTGACGTGTTTATCGGTGGCTGGGGCTACGGCTTCGGCGAGGACAAGGGCCTGACCCCGGAGTCTCTGAAGGAGCACAACATCGGCTCGTACATTCTGACGGAGTCCTGCCGGCAGGCCGACACCGAGGGGGCAGCGCAAGACGGCAGCGGTGACCCGGGCCACAAGCGCGGTGTTGTTGACCCGTGGGAGGCTATCCGCATCGACCTGCGCAACGTCGCTAAGCTGACCGGCCACGAGGACAACGCAGACAAGGTCATCTCCGACATCGACGCACGTCTGAAGAAACTGGATGCCGCACCGAAGGCGGAGAAGAAGCCGGTGGGCTTCGTATTCGACTCTGCGGGCGACGCTCCGTTCACCTCGGGTGCGTTCGGCGCGCCGCAGGGAATCCTGGACAAGGCTGGAGCGACCAACGGAACAGAGTCAATCAAGGACACCTGGACTACGACGACCTGGGAGCACATCGCCGAGATGCAGCCCGATTTCATCACCCTGGTCGAGTACCCGGGCCAGTCCTTCGAGGAAAAGATCAAGGCCCTGCGCACCAACCCGGCGACGAAGGACCTGCCGGCGGTCAAGGAGAATCGCTTCGTCAACCTGCCGTACGCGATGTGGACGGAGTCTCCGCTTAACGTCGATGCCGCAGAGCACGTGCGCAAGGCGTTGGAGCGCTTCGGACTGGTTCCTAATTCCGAAGTCTCCACTCAGCTGGATTTTCCGAAGGACCTGCCGGGAGTCGAGTACTTCCAGTAG
- a CDS encoding YkvI family membrane protein, giving the protein MWKRATAIAMAFVGLTVGAGFASGQEMMQYFVAFGINGLWGVILASVVMAISGLAVLSLGSYFQADEHSAVFDEITQTWISKILDISVMITLFCTGFVMFAGAGANLEQQFGIPLWIGATLMVALTLGIGMLDADKVSRVIGMITPFIIVFLLGAGLYTLFTVDTTLTEAAQYTTELKTTLPHWSISALNYVGFCVMVAVSMSIVIGGSYLNPREAGIGGLMGGSIYAGLLTLVTFSLFYSVKDVGHEDMPTLAIVDSIHPALGTVMAIIIYGMIFNTAIGMFYALGRRVTRNTPQRFRAFYIASVLVGFALSFFGFKTLVGYIYPTLGYIGIALIIVLCIAYVMGRNKMVEESARRGRIRKLARRKLHPGKKFTTADQKKLDRAVAASNVSNVDLQETVRDDIVEELVNNDDIDFTEEDAERIVEKDNERLERLGEIEEAHEEDDPRETAVNSFPGETISTTPKKIAGTTKDAIKKVVHPRQKKG; this is encoded by the coding sequence ATGTGGAAAAGAGCCACAGCAATTGCGATGGCCTTCGTCGGCCTGACAGTCGGCGCGGGCTTCGCATCGGGCCAGGAAATGATGCAGTATTTCGTGGCCTTCGGCATCAACGGCCTATGGGGCGTCATCCTCGCCTCGGTAGTGATGGCGATCAGCGGCCTGGCGGTGCTTTCTCTCGGCAGCTACTTCCAGGCTGACGAGCACTCGGCCGTCTTCGACGAAATCACCCAGACGTGGATCTCGAAGATTCTCGATATCTCGGTGATGATCACCCTGTTCTGCACCGGCTTCGTCATGTTTGCCGGTGCTGGCGCGAACCTGGAGCAGCAGTTCGGCATCCCACTGTGGATCGGTGCGACCCTCATGGTCGCCCTGACCCTGGGTATTGGCATGCTGGATGCGGACAAGGTCAGCCGAGTAATCGGCATGATTACGCCCTTTATCATCGTCTTCCTTCTGGGGGCTGGCCTATACACTCTGTTCACGGTCGACACCACCCTGACGGAGGCTGCGCAGTACACCACCGAGTTGAAGACGACGCTGCCGCACTGGTCCATCTCCGCTTTGAACTACGTCGGCTTCTGCGTCATGGTGGCGGTGTCCATGTCCATCGTCATCGGCGGTAGCTACCTCAACCCGCGTGAGGCCGGCATTGGCGGCCTGATGGGCGGTTCTATCTACGCAGGTCTTCTGACTCTGGTGACCTTCTCGCTGTTCTACTCGGTGAAGGACGTCGGGCACGAGGACATGCCGACTCTGGCGATTGTGGACTCGATTCACCCGGCCTTGGGCACCGTGATGGCAATCATCATCTACGGAATGATTTTCAACACTGCCATCGGCATGTTCTACGCGCTGGGCCGCCGCGTGACCCGCAATACGCCGCAGCGTTTCCGCGCCTTTTACATCGCCTCCGTGTTGGTTGGCTTCGCCCTTAGCTTTTTCGGCTTCAAGACGCTGGTCGGCTACATCTACCCGACGCTGGGCTACATCGGTATCGCGCTGATTATCGTTTTGTGCATCGCCTACGTGATGGGGCGCAACAAGATGGTGGAGGAGTCCGCCCGCCGTGGCCGCATCCGCAAGCTGGCCCGTCGCAAGCTGCACCCGGGCAAGAAGTTCACGACTGCAGACCAGAAGAAGCTCGACCGGGCGGTCGCTGCCTCTAACGTCTCCAACGTGGACCTGCAGGAGACCGTCCGCGACGACATCGTCGAGGAGCTCGTCAACAACGACGACATCGACTTCACCGAGGAGGACGCCGAGCGCATCGTGGAAAAGGACAACGAGCGCTTGGAGCGTCTCGGTGAGATTGAGGAAGCTCACGAGGAAGATGACCCGCGTGAGACCGCCGTCAATTCCTTCCCCGGCGAGACAATCTCTACCACCCCGAAGAAAATTGCGGGTACAACTAAGGACGCCATCAAGAAGGTCGTCCACCCACGCCAGAAGAAGGGCTAA